A DNA window from Plasmodium brasilianum strain Bolivian I chromosome 12, whole genome shotgun sequence contains the following coding sequences:
- a CDS encoding protein kinase, with amino-acid sequence MKIKKFLNNSNNNLLNSFCLESGTNVFKDHVPITTLKENNKKKVFYSYNIIDGYKYKIIVKRKKNNLNNTKFIISSLDHPYIVKLIHCCEYSSCYISVFEFFSDITLYSSVIFSTKYDERKIKNIIYQIFLTVNYLHSNNLFHKNLAPYSFLIKIVNNEVMIKLEDVYNIKALSTKLNSKMKSENIYSIGVIMYFLACGKYPHFCFENKKKKVLPLNELHENISHKGQSFLRRILLSDLSSMITIREALDHEWFKENVKKNIYINFDMLRSIYDFWKKNTFKRYILNNISKFMVKEDIYKYNFLFFYFDLLEEGSIKYEQYSSTMKKLGLIDANVQESFNGLDVSERGQIQFSNIIACLLNNFIKIDKKVVFKFFKKVDYNNEGIITKKKLYKFYNITTKSDLSVNDKRKFNFEDFYSYISKE; translated from the exons atgaaaataaagaagtttttgaacaatagtaataataatcttTTAAATTCCTTTTGTCTGGAATCAGGAACAAATGTGTTTAAGGACCATGTTCCTATCACCacattaaaagaaaataataaaaaaaaagtattctacagttataatattattgatggttataaatacaaaatcattgttaaaagaaaaaaaaataatttaaataacacaaaatttattatttcatcatTAGACCATCCATATATTGTTAAATTAATTCACTGTTGTGAATATTCCTCTTGTTATATTAGTGTCTTTGAGTTCTTCTCAG ACATAACTTTATATTCATCCGTAATATTTTCTACTAAATATGatgaaaggaaaataaaaaatataatatatcag ATTTTCTTGACAGTTAACTATTTGCACTCAAACAACTTATTTCACAA GAACTTAGCTCCTTACAGTTTTCTTATCAAAATTGTGAATAATGAAGTGATGATTAAATTAGAAgatgtttataatattaaggCCCTATCAACAAAAT TAaattcaaaaatgaaaagtgaAAATATCTATAGTATTGGAGTAATAA tgTATTTTTTAGCTTGTGGGAAATATCCACACTTTTgctttgaaaataaaaaaaaaaaagttttaccCTTAAATGAATT ACATGAAAATATTTCACACAAGGGACAAAGTTTTCTAAGAAGAATTTTATTAAGCGATTTGAG TTCAATGATTACCATAAGAGAAGCGCTCGATCAT gaatggtttaaagaaaatgttaaaaaaaacatttacataaatttcgACATGCTAAGAAG TATTTACGacttttggaaaaaaaataccttTAAAAGATACATACTGAACAACATTTCTAAATTCATGGTGAAAGAGGACATATACA aatataacttcttatttttttactttgaCCTATTGGAAGAAGGatcaataaaatatgaacaatattCCTCAACGATGAAGAAATTAGGTCTTATAGATGCAAAT GTACAAGAATCATTTAATGGATTAGATGTTTCAGAAAGAGGCCAAATACAATTTAGca ATATTATAGCATgtcttttaaataattttataaaaattgataaaaaagtagtgtttaaattttttaagaaagtAGACTACAATAATGAAG GAATAATcactaaaaaaaagttatacaaattttataacattaCAACAAAAAGCGATCTAAGTGTCAACGATAAGAGAAAGTTTA ATTTTGAAGACTTCTATAGCTATATTAGCaaagaataa
- a CDS encoding hypothetical protein (conserved Plasmodium protein), whose protein sequence is MNLCLVKLLSCKKVTRQRLYKFCDEQNYLINLTRTYIYDYLESKLTNKKKEYNENINKYVGKIANHLKINKENSNIIFSLQKILDIFFFNYFEFNYKSKLIFLYTILNTKNGEKDGSSLSERIIQEKKKYILKNLCKILLQYDIYYVNEIRQKYITKFIQIEKDNKKDYFFFQKKEIFHSYSLVPFNKKTFMYDLVNNAQNLKDLSILIYILRNIFTIYKIQYSKLLDKVLRKFYLYFKELSLVLEHSNRDHLYNYSLLPLKDQNKIEQTQNIKTRDIIYSFYQLTYINNNKKYQFLFLKILAIVNKYYMHIHIKSEDQSQAATNATDVVTVSRTQNVLKNLFLVNKDIEQLFFLLNKNCYFKYYFVPLLVTHFYLKLFSLDSCIIYFHKLFKKNYKKNYMLFPVDLCPVTILSYVETLKKKDVKNYFHTFYQILCIKYLLKKKKTTCEIFNYVYNNYLLNNKFGYVNFSIFYKNIINKIITCSFNLYLSKYYKHKGTHNSKCTKIDMPSSFFKYEENYIYHFSKCKFFYLIYLKRIIKKRREINQKKKKRRLIKKLQQKKRTQKTE, encoded by the coding sequence ATGAATCTTTGCCTCGTTAAACTACTTAGTTGTAAAAAGGTAACTAGGCAAAGACTGTACAAGTTCTGCGATGAGCAAAATTATCTAATCAATTTGACTCGTACTTACATTTACGACTACTTAGAATCCAAGTTAAcgaataagaaaaaagaatataatgaaaacataaataaatatgtaggAAAAATAGctaatcatttaaaaattaataaagaaaattcaaacattatattttctttacaaaaaattttggacatatttttttttaattatttcgaatttaattataagtctaagttaatttttttgtataccATACTGAATACAAAGAATGGGGAAAAGGATGGAAGTTCCTTAAGTGAAAGAATAatacaggaaaaaaaaaaatatattttaaagaatttatgtaaaatattattgcaATATGACATATACTATGTAAATGAAATAcgacaaaaatatataaccaAATTCATACAAATAGagaaagataataaaaaagactattttttttttcaaaaaaaagaaattttccATAGTTACTCACTTGTtccatttaataaaaaaacatttatgtaCGATTTAGTAAACAATGCACAAAATTTAAAGGATCTCTctattcttatttatattttaagaaatatatttactatatataaaattcagTACAGTAAATTATTGGACAAGGTGTTAAGAAaattctatttatattttaaagaattatcATTGGTATTAGAACATAGTAATAGGGATCACTTGTATAATTACTCATTATTACCACTCAAagatcaaaataaaatagagcAAACTCAGAATATAAAAACCAGagatattatttattctttttaccaacttacatatattaacaataataagaaatatcAATTTCTTTTCTTGAAAATACTTGCGAtagttaataaatattacatgcacattcatataaaaagtgAAGACCAAAGTCAAGCTGCTACAAATGCAACGGATGTAGTTACTGTAAGTCGTACCCAAAATGTTTTGAAAAACCTATTCTTGGTGAATAAAGACATTGAacagttattttttttactgaaTAAGAACTGCTATTTCAAATACTATTTTGTTCCTCTCTTGGTTAcgcatttttatttgaaactATTTTCACTGGATTcctgtattatttatttccataaattatttaaaaaaaattataaaaagaattatatgttatttccAGTGGATTTGTGTCCTGTTActattttatcatatgtcgaaacgttaaaaaaaaaagacgtAAAAAATTACTTTCACACCTTTTATCAAATATTATgcattaaatatttgttgaagaaaaaaaaaacaacttGTGAAATATTCAACTACGTATATAATAACTACttattaaataacaaatttgGTTATGTTaacttttctatattttacaaaaatattataaataaaataattacctGTTCTTTTAATCTTTACTTATCCAAATACTACAAGCACAAGGGAACACATAATAGtaaatgtacaaaaataGATATGCCaagttcattttttaaatatgaagaaaattatatttatcatttttcaaaatgtaaGTTTTTTTACCTAATTTAtcttaaaagaataattaaaaaaagaagggaaataaatcaaaaaaaaaagaaaaggagattaattaaaaaattgcagCAGAAGAAACGTACACAAAAAACAGAATAA
- a CDS encoding thioredoxin-related protein, whose amino-acid sequence MARITKSFVLFLFLIILNCCYAQDVIELNDSNFENLTQMSTGNTTGSWFIKFYAPWCSHCKAMTKTWAKLAAELKGTVNIAKIDVTTNSKTRKRFKIEGFPTLVYFKNGKMYDYKNHDRSLEAFKNFVLETYKNVKPSDPPKPLNYMDIFKDMANETFLNIDRIYKYAFPSLAVIIVLSFLVGFITCFLLFKFCSSSCSQQKVSKKKD is encoded by the exons atggcAAGAATTACAAAAAGTTTTGtattgtttctttttttaataattttaaattgttGTTATGCTCAAGATGTAATTGAACTGAATGAttcaaattttgaaaatCTGACACAAATGTCAACAGGAAACACTACag GATCGTggttcataaaattttatgccCCCTGGTGCTCACACTGTAAAGCCATGACCAAAACTTGGGCCAAACTAGCTGCTGAATTAAAGGGAACAGTAAACATAGCGAAGATTGATGTTACTACAAATTCcaaaacaagaaaaagatttaaaataGAAGGTTTTCCAACattagtatattttaaaaatggaaaaatgtaCGATTACAAAAATCATGATAGGTCATTGGaagcatttaaaaattttgttctaGAAAcgtataaaaatgtaaaaccATCTGACCCACCCAAACCTCTTAATTATATGGATATATTCAAAGACATGGCAAATGAaacctttttaaatatagatagaatatacaaatatgccTTTCCATCACTAGCGGTTATTATagttttatcatttttagtTGGATTCATTACatgttttcttttgtttaaattttgttcAAGTAGTTGTTCTCAACAAAAAGtgtccaaaaaaaaagattaa
- a CDS encoding hypothetical protein (conserved Plasmodium protein), protein MMNDFSEEYDFMQRIHKVEGHANDYMLNKNVIRKKDENVIFGREKYEKDFYLKSKYDKYSSTLNGFDKDDKILYLKKLKNENEKELIKRDTNLKKSNINELAKVNEIVYYVHANKKNVYEYITNQTDLENNYYQIEEKPRNLSGNFIKENEEYIYLNDSAYYKLKINKEEKDEDGENDGIEKMKIKYTLDENNKSSVIENVLEPDSMLMHICNMFFSLKDCIKSVFLFLSKIFHFNFLDYTYLKNYSLTNYFDRNVKDYMKYLKKTEDSRLVNQDFLLRKRYVAPYFVYNCVDCNYNTNDNGIIILSSILPFIHSFDYDYKLKHIRMKEDELDNILNNEKSKNVGGFIEYLRKMKTFFFGRLYEENNTSSNVNEKGNCNNSEYSEFLKKFENSINEEGELIQDILFSGKAQMIFINFKQLENNFNNVIGNIEIKNDRVQVSNLILGYEKREHIKYTDILISNILKNIKKKYPDIVIKDENPKQFLYEENEYSEKFLGENSNEYNISNKEDTSTISDSVDINRKELYKLSDLKEYVYNSPSHLMKEKKNNCEYVTCVCFDNNSNNCNLINNFVLGYNTGKIEYIYGKILYSNISHCDLLIDYYSKKNKKFSYELSKRIFLNGSVIKICFAPNGFFCLILTSKTLYICNFFYFSIYEVTNTCYNSQFVNFLWINNNCYSVFNDNGNVYLYEKNLKNNGLNSFSLVRSFFIDQNIYFNSICEYHLYSNCIYLYTGEIEMKRRKSASHLFKKKKKKLNKQINDCFYKYDCNFIIIDLNSDIHKIIANNRNSDLIGGLLKDNVTDLENNMKQIKILEKLIENGNNFEEDDLNFENMLHINIKDFNNYISTIKDVNNNLYISESGDERNNMIEYDNTREEFSVKRFVVNYLKDVKKHLYNLKNENVINILLPRYYSCADDYSHKNFLNIRFFTIEKSDNKHLIALDTETDYVYIYKIRKNVYLDDDTLDLLKNNPYSMNNNALKMFYSSYMKKESILKDEWKIYNEYIYVNTKKLKKYIKYNLLYIIKNHKKVFFPLHVYVINTKLNDTEYFLFIKWATIKNSFIYSSYNSLNRVTKMKDYFKKDEEKLLKVLENPKNIFLYNINEHNDYPYTHGKYKLNPLVGKSKFMEKEYLSENGGNFFLPNKSKLNDPRENFASPIKGYNNFVDLNMNMNMNDDYLNKTPMKNNIARNFYTSPIGNINPNASVSNMPYNYKGFNKFSENDFYNNDYYMNSNNKDSTFLSDNKKQNASEKKWSYLKKLNIFNKKDDIINDNYGNSRHLYSTTEPEHLKNKHSHMFNNLENESVLSDMKNSNFYVSPNHLRYNRLHYPTDSSKLMDDENTNFNVFYSTHNDENRYNANNISANSYDPYILKNDLYNYRNINNLDLNINNDNAYMHNDLYRTNNELNNFPGDIHNKAHTKIGNFYSNRDVNDVNQIYEEDEYRNSFKSFNRNDSYLSNMRKYM, encoded by the coding sequence ATGATGAATGATTTTAGCGAAGAATACGATTTTATGCAAAGAATTCATAAAGTTGAAGGACATGCAAATgattatatgttaaataaaaatgtgattagaaaaaaagacgaaaatgtaatatttggGAGggagaaatatgaaaaagatttttatttgaaaagtAAATATGACAAATACAGTAGTACATTAAATGGTTTTGATAaagatgataaaatattatatttgaaaaaattaaaaaatgaaaatgagaaagaattaataaaaagagatacaaatttgaaaaaaagtaacATTAATGAGTTAGCAAAAGTGAATGAAATAGTATATTATGTTCATgcgaataaaaaaaatgtgtatgaatatataacaaatcaAACagatttagaaaataattattatcaaaTTGAGGAAAAACCTCGTAATTTATCAGggaattttataaaagaaaatgaggagtatatatatttaaatgatagCGCttattacaaattaaaaataaacaaagaaGAAAAGGATGAAGATGGGGAAAATGATGgaattgaaaaaatgaaaataaaatacacattagatgaaaataataaaagtagtGTAATTGAAAATGTACTAGAACCAGATAGCATGTTAATGCATATCtgtaatatgtttttttcgtTAAAGGATTGTATTAAAagtgtttttttatttttaagtaaaatatttcattttaattttttagattatacttatttaaaaaattattcgcTGACGAATTATTTTGATAGGAATGTAAAAgattatatgaaatatttaaaaaaaacagaagaCAGTAGATTAGTGAATCAAGATTTTCttttaagaaaaagataTGTTGCACCTTATTTCGTTTATAATTGCGTTGATTGCAATTACAATACGAATGACAAtggtattataatattatcttCTATTCTTCCATTTATTCATAGCTTTGATTATGATTACAAATTAAAACACATAAGAATGAAAGAGGATGAGTTGgacaatatattaaataatgaaaagagTAAAAATGTAGGTGGCTTCATCGAATATTTGAGAAAGatgaaaacttttttttttggtagaTTATACgaagaaaataatactaGTAGTAATGTCAATGAGAAGGGAAATTGTAACAATAGTGAGTAttcagaatttttaaaaaaatttgaaaatagtATAAACGAGGAAGGTGAACTGATTCAAGATATTCTCTTTTCAGGTAAAGCGCAAatgatatttattaattttaaacagctggaaaataattttaataatgttattgggaatatagaaataaaaaatgatcgTGTTCAGGTTAGCAATTTGATTTTGGGTTATGAAAAGAGGGAACATATCAAATATACGGACATTCTaatatcaaatatattaaaaaatataaaaaagaaatatccTGATATTGTTATCAAAGATGAAAATccaaaacaatttttatatgaagaaaatgaatattCAGAAAAATTTTTGGGAGAAAATAGTAACGAGTATAATATAAGTAACAAGGAAGATACTTCTACCATTTCAGATAGTGTTGATATAAATAGGAAAGAATTATACAAATTGTCAGATTTAAAggagtatgtatataattctCCATCCCATTtaatgaaggaaaaaaagaataattgtGAATATGTTACTTGTGTATGTTTTGACAACAACTCGAATAATTGTAacttaattaataattttgttttaggGTACAATACTGGTAAgatagaatatatttatgggaagattttatatagtaatattagTCATTGTGATTTATTAATAGATTATTATTctaaaaagaataagaaaTTTTCGTACGAATTGAGTaagagaatatttttaaacggttctgtaataaaaatttgttttgcTCCTAATgggtttttttgtttaatattaacaagtaagacgttatatatatgtaactttttttatttttccatatatgaAGTTACAAATACTTGTTATAATTCTCAGTTTGTTAATTTTCTGTggattaataataattgctACTCTGTTTTTAATGATAATGGGAATGTGTATTTATACGagaagaatttaaaaaataatggcCTTAATAGCTTCTCATTAGTTAgatctttttttatagatcaaaatatttattttaactcAATTTGTGAGTATCATCTGTATagtaattgtatatatttatacacggGTGAAATAGAAAtgaagagaagaaaaagtGCTAGTCatttatttaagaaaaagaagaagaaattaaataagCAAATAAACGATTGCTTTTACAAATATgattgtaattttattattattgattTAAATTCagatattcataaaattattgcAAATAATCGGAATAGTGATTTGATAGGAGGTCTCTTAAAAGACAATGTGACagatttagaaaataatatgaaacaaataaaaatattggaaAAGTTAATAGAAAATGGGAATAATTTTGAAGAGGATGATTtgaattttgaaaatatgttacatattaatataaaagattttAATAACTACATTTCTACTATTAAagatgttaataataatttgtacATATCTGAGAGTGGAGATGAACGTAATAATATGATAGAATATGACAACACAAGGGAAGAATTTTCAGTGAAAAGGTTTGTTgtgaattatttaaaagatgTGAAGaagcatttatataatttaaaaaatgaaaatgttattaatattttattgccTAGGTATTACAGTTGCGCAGATGATTATagtcataaaaattttttaaatattcgaTTCTTTACTATTGAAAAATCAGATAATAAGCATCTTATAGCATTAGATACAGAAACagattatgtatatatttataaaataaggaaaaatgtGTACCTAGATGATGATACGTTGGATTTGTTGAAAAATAATCCGTACAGTATGAATAATAACGCATTAAAAATGTTCTACTCatcatatatgaaaaaagagtCGATCTTAAAAGACgaatggaaaatatataatgaatacatttatgtaaatacaaAGAAGCTAAAGaagtatattaaatataacttgttatatattattaaaaatcataaaaaagtttttttcccattacatgtatatgtaataaatactAAGCTTAATGATACtgaatatttcttatttataaagtgggctacaataaaaaattcgtttatatattcatcctataattctttaaataGAGTTACTAAGATGAAGGACTATTTTAAGAAAGATGAGGAAAAATTACTGAAGGTGTTGGAAAATccaaagaatatatttttatataatattaatgaacaTAATGATTACCCTTATACACATGGTAAATATAAACTTAATCCATTGGTAGGAAAGAGTAAATTTATGGAGAAAGAATATTTGTCAGAAAATGGAGgtaacttttttttacctaACAAAAGTAAGTTAAATGATCCTAGGGAGAATTTTGCCAGCCCAATAAAaggttataataattttgtcgatttaaatatgaatatgaatatgaatgatgattatttaaataaaacccccatgaaaaataatatagcgAGAAATTTTTATACCTCCCCAATTGGTAATATAAATCCCAATGCAAGTGTTAGTAACATGCCATATAATTATAAGggatttaataaatttagtGAAAATGATTTCTATAATAATGATTATTATAtgaacagtaataataaggaTTCTACTTTTTTAAGTGATAATAAGAAGCAAAATGCatctgaaaaaaaatggtcttatttaaagaagttaaacatttttaataaaaaagatgatattataaatgaCAATTATGGAAATAGTAGACATCTTTACAGTACTACAGAACCTGaacatttgaaaaataagCATTCACACATgtttaataatttagaaaatgaAAGCGTCTTAAGTGATATGaaaaattctaatttttatgtatcaCCAAATCATTTAAGATATAATCGGTTACACTATCCAACAGACAGTTCCAAATTAATGGATGATGAAAACACAAATTTTAATGTGTTTTATAGTACTCATAATGACGAGAACAGATATAACGCAAATAATATTAGTGCTAATAGTTATGAtccttatatattaaaaaatgatttatataattatagaaatattaataatttagatttaaatataaataatgataatgcgTACATGCACAATGATTTGTATCGAACTAATAACGAACTTAATAATTTTCCAGGtgatatacataataaagcTCATACAAAAATAGGAAATTTTTATAGCAACAGAGATGTTAATGATGTGAATCAGATATATGAAGAAGACGAATATAGAAATAGCTTTAAAAGTTTCAATCGAAATGACAGTTATTTGAGTAATATGCGGAAATACATGTAA
- a CDS encoding U3 small nucleolar RNA-associated protein 15, with amino-acid sequence MSRFAPIELIRKKKVTHNTNDYLFDFKILKTGKEHASIKSISICSQYVAIGFSNMVTFYNMQGIYLNKKYQCNENISKLKFRDDQMLGIGMENGEIELVGMFCYDRIKNMKGHKSAINDLIFSLNFQYLYTCSRDFTIKIWNIWDGKCECTLDYHIDNITSICFYNLNDSNYLISSSYDGYVYFYDFNLNISTNKLELNEPVEYLTIFKNEYIVLSVKNIIKLYSIDKLEFVKDIIVSTKTIFYIGVFKNYLVEASLDMSVYFIDPFHKSSQGIKVVSIVNFPKLVKSVEIFNDLLVLGEIDGTWFIEAYNKKEKKKSKKNKRTIIDIEEEKYVHTNRKINILVKSFKYKDALMTLINKEPSSILSLLDYFSKHNVLIVACRTYCISETSKMLKFFRKKFENNVLMFEFLFSFFRANKWILTTKNEDILNELKLLKKNFENLRNYMKYYYKLKKIADLLRK; translated from the exons atGTCGAGATTTGCTCCTATAGaattaataaggaaaaaaaaagtaacacACAATACaaatgattatttatttgattttaaaattttaaaaacaggAAAAGAACATGCTAGTATTAAGTCGATAAGTATTTGCAGCCAGTATGTGGCTATTGGTTTTAGCAATATG GTTACATTTTACAATATGCAAGggatttatttaaataaaaaatatcaatgtaatgaaaatataagtaaattaaaatttcgGGATGATCAGATGCTCGGTATCGGTATGGAAAATGGTGAAATTGAATTGGTAGGGATGTTTTGTTAtgatagaataaaaaatatgaaaggACATAAATCAGCAATTaatgatttaatttttagtttaaattttcaatatttatatacatgttcTCGAGattttactataaaaatatggaatATATGGGATGGAAAATGCGAATGCACGTTAGACTATCATATTGATAATATAACTAGTATTTGTTTTTACAATTTGAATGatagtaattatttaattagttCAAGTTATGATGgctatgtttatttttatgactttaatttgaatattagcacaaataaattagaatTGAATGAACCAGTAGAATATttaactatttttaaaaatgaatatatagttttatcggtcaaaaatataattaaattatattcaatAGACAAGTTGGAATTTGTAAAAGACATAATAGTTTCTACgaaaactattttttatatagggGTGTTTAAGAATTATCTTGTTGAAGCTAGCTTAGATATGtctgtttattttatagatCCCTTTCACAAGAGCTCACAG GGTATAAAAGTTGTAAGCATAGTTAATTTTCCAAAATTGGTCAAATCCGTTGAAATCTTTAATGATTTATTAGTATTAGgagaaat tgaTGGAACATGGTTTATTGAAGCTTACaataagaaggaaaaaaaaaagtctaaAAAGAACAAGCGCACAATAATCGATATAGAG GAGGAAAAGTATGTTCATACCAACCGTAAGATAAACATTTTGGTTAAATCATTTAAGTACAAAGATGCTCTAATGAccttaataaataaaga gCCATCAAGCATTTTATCCCTATTAGATTATTTCTCAAAACACAACGTTTTGATTGTAGCATGCAGAACATATTGTATTAGTGAAACATCTAAAAtgctaaaattttttaggaaaaaatttgaaaataatgttttaatgTTTGAGTTcctcttttcctttttcc GTGCGAATAAATGGATTTTGACAACAAAAAATGAGGACATATTGAATGAGTTGAAACTGCTGAAAAag aaTTTTGAGaatttaagaaattatatgaagtactattacaaattaaagaaaatcgCAGACCTTCTCAGGAAATAA